The following proteins are encoded in a genomic region of Sulfurimonas sp. HSL3-7:
- a CDS encoding trimeric intracellular cation channel family protein, whose protein sequence is MDVFLFTDIIGIIAFSLSGFLVGVRNRLDLLGIVIAASLTALGGGILRDVLLHRTPFAFSEYYPAATLLITIIIAFAFQSLRADKIEHKWLFVVSDTIGLIAFSITGALLAIDADYNVFGVIILSFLTAVGGGVTRDVMINQVPSVLVSDFYGSIALIVGIMLAGLNAIGLMSDLAVMLVGLGSIVLRLVAYRQKWQLPKISAQ, encoded by the coding sequence ATGGATGTTTTTCTCTTCACCGATATCATAGGCATCATCGCATTCAGCCTTAGCGGTTTTTTGGTCGGTGTACGAAACAGACTCGATCTTTTGGGCATCGTCATCGCAGCATCGCTGACGGCTCTCGGAGGAGGCATTCTCCGTGATGTCCTGCTTCACCGTACCCCCTTTGCTTTCAGCGAATACTACCCTGCTGCAACGCTCCTTATCACGATTATCATTGCCTTTGCTTTTCAGTCTTTGCGTGCCGACAAGATCGAACACAAATGGCTTTTTGTCGTCAGCGATACGATTGGTTTGATCGCCTTCAGCATCACCGGAGCGCTGCTCGCCATTGATGCTGACTACAATGTCTTCGGTGTCATCATCCTGAGCTTCCTGACGGCGGTAGGCGGTGGCGTGACGCGTGATGTTATGATCAACCAGGTACCATCCGTACTGGTAAGCGATTTTTACGGCTCAATCGCATTGATCGTCGGCATCATGCTTGCCGGGCTGAACGCTATTGGTCTGATGAGCGATCTGGCCGTCATGCTTGTCGGTCTGGGCAGTATCGTACTGCGCCTTGTCGCCTACAGACAGAAGTGGCAGCTGCCGAAGATCAGTGCACAGTAA
- the argJ gene encoding bifunctional glutamate N-acetyltransferase/amino-acid acetyltransferase ArgJ: MYKITSNSEGVCAPLGFYADGIAAGLKKEGAKDMAFVYSDEVCALASVMTTNKMAAAPIHHAKGVKQTNFVMINSKNANAMTGKAGLADIEEILESVKKTKSGLVNPLMSSTGVIGVRLPKEKIIAGAEKFDLSVKNPHAAAEAIMTTDRFSKEIAVDVELEDGKIFTIGAMAKGAGMINPAMATMLCYITTDAQISYIKMQEILERVNAKTFNAASVDGDTSTNDTVFLMANSRAVCYDEEAFEEALFMVMDFLAKELVRDGEGATKLVTYHVTGAYSNTEAEKVAKALSNSLLIKTALFGEDPNWGRIAMSVGASGALCEEEKLTIAYEDVLLFKQGENLFNDEVEAKAAEIMRRDAFTINVDLGIGGGSFRAYGCDLGNEYVKINADYRT, encoded by the coding sequence ATGTATAAGATCACAAGTAACAGTGAAGGCGTCTGTGCTCCTCTGGGGTTCTATGCCGACGGTATTGCGGCAGGCCTGAAAAAAGAGGGCGCAAAAGATATGGCGTTTGTCTACAGTGACGAGGTATGTGCACTGGCGTCCGTGATGACGACCAACAAGATGGCTGCGGCGCCGATTCACCATGCCAAAGGTGTGAAGCAGACCAACTTCGTAATGATCAATTCCAAAAATGCCAACGCGATGACCGGTAAAGCCGGCCTGGCGGATATAGAGGAGATCCTTGAAAGCGTTAAAAAAACAAAAAGCGGTCTTGTCAATCCGCTGATGAGTTCGACCGGGGTGATTGGTGTCCGTCTGCCGAAAGAGAAGATCATTGCCGGTGCAGAGAAGTTCGATCTGAGTGTCAAAAATCCTCATGCGGCAGCAGAGGCGATCATGACCACAGACCGTTTCTCAAAAGAGATTGCAGTCGACGTTGAACTAGAAGATGGCAAAATCTTTACGATAGGTGCCATGGCCAAGGGGGCAGGGATGATCAACCCTGCAATGGCGACAATGCTCTGCTATATCACGACCGATGCCCAGATCAGCTACATCAAGATGCAGGAAATCCTGGAACGTGTCAATGCCAAGACCTTCAATGCGGCGAGTGTAGATGGCGATACGTCGACCAATGACACTGTGTTTCTGATGGCAAATTCGCGCGCTGTCTGTTACGATGAAGAGGCTTTTGAAGAGGCGCTCTTTATGGTGATGGACTTTTTGGCGAAAGAACTGGTTCGTGACGGGGAAGGGGCAACAAAGCTTGTGACCTATCATGTGACCGGTGCATATAGTAATACGGAAGCAGAAAAGGTTGCCAAAGCACTCAGCAACTCGCTGCTGATCAAAACAGCACTTTTCGGCGAAGACCCGAACTGGGGCCGAATCGCGATGTCGGTGGGCGCCAGCGGCGCTCTCTGTGAAGAGGAGAAGCTCACGATCGCCTATGAAGATGTTCTGCTGTTTAAACAGGGGGAGAACCTCTTCAATGACGAGGTCGAGGCAAAGGCTGCAGAGATCATGAGGCGGGATGCGTTTACCATCAATGTCGATCTTGGCATCGGCGGCGGAAGCTTCAGGGCTTATGGCTGTGATCTTGGCAACGAATACGTCAAAATAAACGCCGACTACCGTACTTAA
- a CDS encoding gamma carbonic anhydrase family protein, which produces MIYKFKEWTPALGSDSWVAPSADVVGNVTMGKECSIWFGCVVRGDVHYIRIGDRTNIQDLSMIHVTHYKKEDMSDGNPTVIGSDVTIGHRVMLHGCTIEDACLIGMSATILDGAVIGKESIVGAGALVTKNKVFPPRSLIMGSPAKAVRTLSDEEVEELYASAKRYVAFSREYLDI; this is translated from the coding sequence ATGATTTACAAGTTTAAAGAGTGGACGCCTGCACTCGGATCAGACAGCTGGGTCGCGCCTTCAGCCGATGTCGTCGGCAATGTCACGATGGGAAAAGAGTGTTCGATCTGGTTCGGCTGTGTCGTTCGCGGCGATGTCCACTACATCAGAATAGGCGACCGGACCAATATTCAGGATCTAAGCATGATCCATGTGACCCACTATAAAAAAGAGGACATGAGTGACGGCAATCCGACTGTCATCGGCTCAGATGTCACCATCGGCCACAGGGTCATGCTGCACGGCTGTACGATAGAAGACGCCTGTCTGATCGGGATGAGTGCAACTATTCTTGACGGTGCTGTGATCGGTAAAGAGTCTATCGTCGGTGCCGGTGCACTGGTGACGAAGAACAAGGTCTTTCCTCCCCGTTCGCTTATTATGGGCAGTCCTGCAAAAGCGGTACGCACACTGAGCGATGAAGAGGTCGAAGAGCTCTATGCCTCTGCCAAACGCTATGTCGCCTTTTCAAGAGAGTATCTAGATATTTAA
- the accA gene encoding acetyl-CoA carboxylase carboxyl transferase subunit alpha translates to MATYLDFEQKIKQIQEDIISAEVRHDKHAAEILQNDLDKEVAKTYKNLSPYQELQLARHADRPYALDYINLLMHDKVELHGDRHFADDAAIVCYMGYIGDQRTIVIGEQKGRGTKNKLKRNFGMPNPEGYRKALRVAKLAEKFNIPLLMLIDTPGAYPGLGAEERNQSEAIARNLLELAQLNTITVSVVIGEGGSGGALAIGVADKLAMMRYSVFSVISPEGCSAILWNDPSKVEAATKALKITSSDLKELDLIDDIIDEPLIGAHRNKEGAADAIGDYFLKCVNELSALSSEERMEKRYSRLTGMGAYAE, encoded by the coding sequence TTGGCTACATACCTCGACTTTGAACAGAAGATCAAGCAGATCCAGGAAGATATCATCTCAGCAGAAGTACGTCATGACAAACACGCTGCCGAGATCCTTCAAAATGATCTTGACAAAGAGGTAGCCAAGACCTACAAAAACCTCTCGCCTTATCAAGAACTTCAACTGGCGCGTCATGCTGATCGTCCTTATGCACTTGACTATATCAATCTTTTGATGCACGACAAAGTTGAGCTTCATGGTGATCGTCACTTTGCAGATGATGCAGCTATTGTTTGTTATATGGGCTATATCGGTGATCAGCGTACGATTGTAATCGGTGAACAAAAAGGTCGCGGTACAAAGAACAAGCTCAAACGCAACTTTGGTATGCCAAATCCTGAAGGTTACCGCAAAGCACTTCGTGTTGCCAAACTGGCTGAAAAATTCAATATTCCGTTGTTGATGCTGATTGATACCCCGGGTGCTTATCCGGGCTTGGGTGCTGAAGAGCGTAACCAGTCAGAAGCGATTGCCCGCAATCTTCTCGAACTGGCACAGTTAAACACGATTACCGTCTCGGTCGTTATCGGCGAAGGCGGTTCTGGCGGTGCCCTAGCTATCGGTGTGGCAGACAAGCTGGCGATGATGCGCTACTCTGTCTTCTCTGTCATCTCCCCGGAAGGGTGTTCGGCGATTTTATGGAATGACCCGAGCAAGGTAGAAGCGGCGACTAAAGCGCTTAAAATTACCAGTTCAGATCTAAAAGAGCTGGATCTTATCGATGATATTATCGATGAACCGCTTATCGGTGCCCACCGAAACAAAGAGGGTGCAGCTGATGCCATCGGTGACTACTTCCTCAAATGCGTTAACGAACTCAGTGCTTTAAGCTCTGAAGAGCGTATGGAGAAACGTTACAGCCGTCTAACAGGCATGGGTGCTTACGCTGAGTAA
- the rpmB gene encoding 50S ribosomal protein L28, with the protein MARKCAISGKGPMSGNNVSHAKNRTKRRFLPNLRTVRVTLEDGTTKKIKISAKELRTLKKNS; encoded by the coding sequence ATGGCAAGAAAATGTGCAATCAGTGGTAAAGGCCCAATGAGCGGAAACAATGTATCTCACGCGAAAAACAGAACTAAACGTCGTTTTTTGCCAAACCTTAGAACAGTACGCGTAACACTAGAAGACGGTACTACTAAAAAGATCAAGATTTCTGCAAAAGAGCTTCGCACATTGAAAAAGAACTCGTAA
- the gpmI gene encoding 2,3-bisphosphoglycerate-independent phosphoglycerate mutase, with translation MAKKAILVITDGIGYSAKTEANAFYNARKPTYDKLFKEAPHSLIDTFGLSVGLPEGQMGNSEVGHMSIGAGRVLYQDLVKISLAIQEETIAANPVFKELLGKSETLHLIGLMSDGGVHSHIDHLIGLAEIAAKADKTVWLHLLSDGRDVSPTSAQLYLHQLEAHLSDKIKIATLGGRFYGMDRDNRWERVQKAYDAIVNAVPKTDNTPSDYIDNSYGKKELDEFIVPTAFDGYTGMNEGDAVLTFNFRSDRMRELVTALGADTFEHFKRKEIKVNLATITEYDKSFTYPVLFKKEVPVNTLSEVISKAGLRQLHTAETEKYAHVTFFFNGGIDEPYLNETRVLIPSPDVRTYDMQPEMSAPEVGDAVLNAMDEDYDFIVVNFANGDMVGHTGDFDAAVKAVETVDHELGRILEKAQAKEYAFVLTSDHGNCEEMRDDAGNVLTNHTVGKVWCFVVADGVEKVESGALNNIAPTVLKLMGLEKPAEMDHALI, from the coding sequence TTGGCTAAAAAAGCGATACTTGTTATTACAGATGGTATAGGCTACTCTGCAAAAACGGAGGCTAATGCCTTCTATAACGCACGCAAACCGACGTATGATAAGCTTTTTAAAGAAGCACCGCACTCCCTGATCGACACCTTTGGTCTGAGCGTCGGACTTCCTGAAGGGCAGATGGGTAATTCTGAGGTAGGTCACATGAGTATCGGTGCAGGCCGCGTACTCTATCAGGATCTTGTCAAAATATCATTGGCGATCCAGGAAGAGACCATAGCGGCAAATCCGGTCTTCAAAGAGCTGTTGGGAAAATCAGAGACTCTGCACCTGATAGGGCTGATGAGTGATGGCGGTGTTCATTCGCACATCGACCATCTGATCGGTTTAGCCGAGATCGCAGCAAAAGCCGATAAAACAGTATGGCTGCACCTTTTGAGCGATGGACGTGATGTCTCGCCTACATCTGCGCAGCTCTATCTGCATCAGCTTGAAGCGCATTTAAGTGATAAGATAAAGATCGCGACACTGGGCGGACGTTTTTACGGTATGGACAGGGATAACCGCTGGGAACGTGTCCAAAAAGCGTATGACGCTATTGTTAATGCCGTGCCGAAAACAGACAATACGCCAAGTGATTACATCGACAACTCGTATGGAAAGAAAGAACTTGACGAATTTATCGTTCCGACTGCTTTTGACGGGTACACGGGGATGAACGAAGGGGATGCCGTGTTGACCTTCAATTTTCGAAGTGACCGTATGCGTGAGTTGGTAACAGCACTTGGTGCGGATACGTTTGAGCATTTCAAGCGAAAAGAGATTAAAGTCAATCTCGCAACGATCACCGAATATGACAAAAGTTTTACCTATCCGGTCCTTTTCAAAAAAGAGGTGCCGGTCAACACCCTCTCCGAGGTAATCTCGAAAGCAGGCCTGCGCCAGCTTCATACGGCTGAAACAGAGAAATATGCCCATGTCACTTTCTTTTTCAACGGCGGGATCGATGAGCCGTACCTGAATGAGACGCGCGTGCTGATTCCCAGCCCGGATGTCAGGACCTATGATATGCAGCCGGAGATGAGTGCCCCGGAGGTTGGTGACGCAGTGTTGAATGCGATGGACGAAGACTATGATTTTATTGTCGTGAACTTTGCCAACGGCGATATGGTCGGTCACACCGGAGATTTCGATGCGGCAGTCAAAGCTGTCGAGACGGTTGACCATGAGCTTGGCCGCATCCTTGAGAAGGCACAGGCGAAAGAGTATGCATTTGTGCTGACATCAGATCATGGCAACTGTGAAGAGATGCGTGATGATGCAGGGAATGTCCTGACCAATCACACGGTCGGAAAAGTGTGGTGTTTTGTGGTGGCCGACGGTGTTGAGAAAGTCGAGTCGGGTGCACTTAACAATATCGCGCCGACGGTTCTGAAACTGATGGGTCTTGAAAAACCTGCCGAGATGGATCATGCACTAATCTAG
- a CDS encoding 3'-5' exonuclease, giving the protein MRPFDHKTTLKLASKGADITELRPFLEEPLELELLMVPAQGLEIITKDNRYYFKTNTLPIENATFCIVDIETNGSKPQKHQIIEIGAVKVRNGKIVGQYESLVQCNEISRHITDLTGISLEETKEAPSIQRVLNEFRTFIGTDIFIAHDVKFDYGFISAMFERYNMQPMLNRHLCSIDLAERTFSSYRYGLNYLNESLQLHHSATHHRALSDAITTTNLFLKSLKLLPDEVTTVEELIHFSKQAKRFKRPKFDPMQKEENKEES; this is encoded by the coding sequence ATGCGCCCGTTTGATCATAAAACGACCCTAAAGTTGGCCTCGAAAGGAGCAGATATCACAGAGCTTCGCCCCTTTTTAGAAGAGCCTCTTGAGCTTGAGCTTCTGATGGTACCGGCACAAGGTCTGGAGATCATTACTAAAGACAACCGCTACTACTTTAAGACCAACACCCTCCCCATAGAGAACGCAACCTTCTGTATTGTCGATATCGAGACCAATGGCTCAAAACCGCAAAAACACCAGATAATCGAGATCGGTGCTGTCAAAGTCCGAAATGGCAAGATCGTCGGTCAGTATGAAAGTCTGGTGCAGTGCAATGAGATCTCCAGGCATATCACAGATCTAACGGGTATCAGTCTGGAGGAGACGAAAGAAGCCCCTTCAATACAGCGTGTTCTCAATGAGTTCAGAACCTTTATCGGCACTGATATCTTTATCGCTCATGATGTAAAATTTGACTACGGCTTTATTTCTGCGATGTTTGAACGGTACAATATGCAGCCGATGCTTAACCGTCATCTCTGCAGTATCGATCTCGCTGAGAGGACCTTCTCTTCATACCGCTACGGGCTCAACTATCTCAACGAGTCCCTTCAGCTTCACCACAGTGCGACGCACCATCGTGCACTCTCAGATGCGATAACGACAACAAACCTCTTTTTGAAATCCTTAAAACTGCTGCCTGACGAGGTCACAACAGTGGAGGAGTTAATACACTTTTCCAAACAGGCAAAGCGGTTTAAACGTCCTAAATTTGATCCGATGCAAAAAGAAGAGAATAAAGAAGAGAGCTGA
- the rpe gene encoding ribulose-phosphate 3-epimerase translates to MLVAPSVLSADFGNLERDVKAICDAGCDLVHVDVMDGHFVPNLTIGPVVVSAIAKAATKPLDIHLMVENNTFFVDLFAPLKPGYISFHIEEEKNPHRLVQYIRSLGIKPAIVLNPHTPAEAVEYLLNDVDMVLVMSVNPGFGGQSFIPTVVEKIKRLKALRDMINPDCLIEIDGGVSDKNIAMLKEAGVDVCVAGSYVFKHDSYETAISNLHI, encoded by the coding sequence ATGTTAGTAGCACCAAGTGTACTCTCTGCCGATTTCGGCAATCTCGAGCGTGATGTCAAAGCCATCTGCGATGCCGGTTGTGATCTTGTCCATGTTGATGTGATGGATGGCCATTTCGTTCCCAACCTTACCATAGGCCCTGTTGTCGTATCAGCAATCGCCAAAGCCGCAACAAAACCGCTGGATATCCACCTGATGGTGGAGAACAACACCTTCTTTGTCGATCTATTCGCACCGCTTAAGCCAGGTTATATCTCTTTCCATATTGAAGAGGAGAAAAACCCGCACCGTCTTGTGCAATACATCCGTTCCCTTGGTATCAAACCTGCCATTGTTTTGAATCCGCATACCCCTGCAGAAGCAGTAGAATACTTGCTCAATGATGTGGACATGGTCTTGGTCATGAGTGTCAATCCTGGATTTGGCGGACAAAGTTTTATTCCGACGGTGGTTGAAAAGATCAAACGCCTTAAAGCACTTCGCGACATGATCAATCCCGATTGTCTTATCGAGATCGACGGCGGCGTCAGTGATAAAAACATTGCTATGCTCAAGGAAGCAGGCGTCGATGTCTGTGTGGCCGGTTCTTATGTTTTTAAACATGACTCATATGAAACTGCAATTTCCAACCTGCATATCTAA
- the fabG gene encoding 3-oxoacyl-ACP reductase FabG: MRFSGKNVLVTGSSRGIGAEIAKVLGSYGLKVWVHYRSGAEAAEAVKAEIIANGGDAEVIGFDVSDETAFVDGIKTIVSTDGEFSYLVNNAGITNDKLALRMKTEDFMSVINANLTSAFVGCRESMKVMRKKKFGSVVNIASIVGETGNAGQTNYAASKGGVIAMTKSFAIEAASSGIRYNTITPGFIATDMTDELSDEIKDGFTAKIPMGRFGDAKEVAEAAAFLLSDHASYITGETLKVNGGMNMA, from the coding sequence ATGAGATTTAGCGGGAAAAATGTTTTAGTTACCGGTTCAAGCCGTGGTATCGGTGCCGAGATTGCCAAGGTGCTTGGCAGCTACGGTCTTAAAGTGTGGGTACACTACCGCAGCGGTGCCGAGGCGGCCGAGGCGGTAAAAGCCGAGATCATTGCCAATGGCGGTGATGCTGAAGTGATCGGCTTTGATGTGAGCGATGAGACTGCATTTGTAGACGGGATCAAAACCATTGTCTCAACGGACGGCGAGTTCTCGTACCTCGTAAACAATGCGGGTATTACCAATGATAAGTTGGCGCTTCGTATGAAAACAGAAGATTTCATGTCTGTGATCAATGCTAACCTGACGTCCGCATTTGTCGGTTGCCGCGAGTCGATGAAAGTGATGCGTAAAAAGAAGTTCGGCTCCGTAGTCAACATCGCTTCGATTGTAGGTGAGACCGGAAATGCAGGCCAGACAAACTACGCTGCTTCCAAAGGCGGTGTGATTGCGATGACAAAATCATTTGCTATTGAAGCGGCAAGCAGCGGCATCCGTTACAACACGATCACTCCGGGTTTTATCGCAACGGATATGACAGATGAACTCAGCGACGAGATCAAAGACGGCTTTACGGCGAAGATCCCGATGGGACGTTTCGGTGACGCGAAAGAGGTGGCGGAAGCGGCGGCTTTCTTGCTTTCCGATCATGCTTCGTATATCACGGGTGAGACGCTCAAGGTCAATGGCGGGATGAACATGGCCTAA
- the acpP gene encoding acyl carrier protein: MALLDDIKEVVVEQLSVNPDEVKEDSKFVEDLGADSLDVVELVMALEEKFDIEIPDDEAEKIQTVQDVLNYVESKA; this comes from the coding sequence ATGGCACTTTTAGATGACATCAAAGAAGTAGTTGTTGAACAACTAAGCGTTAACCCGGATGAGGTTAAAGAAGACTCAAAGTTCGTAGAAGATCTTGGTGCCGACAGCCTCGATGTTGTAGAACTGGTAATGGCTCTTGAAGAGAAGTTTGATATCGAGATCCCTGATGATGAAGCAGAGAAGATTCAGACGGTTCAAGACGTTCTAAACTACGTAGAAAGCAAAGCATAA
- a CDS encoding NAD-binding protein, whose protein sequence is MNLITRLRNFLHWEASPKPEPSILPNFYVNLHAFRLPIIFTVMTMLIGTIGYIVIDDFTIMDAIYQTGITFTTVGFGEIAPISHGGRIFTITLIIAGFAVFSMAVGIMVSELNRGHLRNTLKERSMLYKIARLKKHFVVCYHNDYTIEVTQQLRANHIPFVVVDPRDDMEQIAEKYKYPYYIQEEPHTERSMLMSHLSSAEGLITLSGSIADNIAIIASVRLFEKEHFIPKPYNVISSAETQSDVDKLKKLGADTVVSATKLTAQRITAMAARPDMENLLEEFLYKSDTPLDMEEVYVPKYSWIVLRKLKETHLRQIANVSVVGMTKKDGKFVPMPDGNKLVTSESKLLVIGTQRGINITKGIVQKRQKPEELKYV, encoded by the coding sequence TTGAACCTGATTACCAGGCTTCGAAACTTTCTACACTGGGAGGCATCTCCCAAACCCGAACCATCCATTTTACCTAATTTTTACGTCAACCTTCACGCATTTCGTCTACCGATAATCTTCACTGTCATGACTATGTTGATTGGAACAATCGGCTATATTGTCATTGATGATTTTACCATTATGGATGCGATCTATCAGACGGGAATTACCTTTACGACTGTCGGGTTCGGAGAGATAGCGCCTATTTCGCACGGGGGGCGCATCTTTACGATCACCCTTATCATCGCGGGATTTGCCGTCTTCTCCATGGCAGTGGGTATTATGGTTTCGGAGTTAAATCGGGGGCATCTAAGAAATACGTTGAAGGAGCGCAGTATGTTGTATAAGATCGCGCGGCTTAAAAAACATTTTGTCGTCTGTTATCATAACGACTATACAATCGAGGTGACACAGCAACTGCGTGCCAACCATATTCCTTTTGTCGTGGTCGATCCGCGAGACGATATGGAACAGATAGCTGAGAAGTATAAATATCCCTATTATATTCAGGAAGAGCCGCATACAGAACGCTCGATGCTGATGTCACATCTGAGCTCTGCGGAGGGGCTGATCACACTTTCGGGTTCTATCGCGGACAATATCGCGATCATCGCTTCGGTACGTCTCTTCGAAAAAGAGCACTTTATACCGAAACCCTATAATGTGATCTCGTCGGCTGAAACGCAAAGTGATGTGGACAAACTTAAAAAACTGGGAGCAGATACGGTTGTCTCTGCAACCAAACTGACCGCGCAGCGTATTACGGCTATGGCCGCACGACCGGACATGGAAAACCTACTTGAAGAGTTTCTCTACAAAAGTGATACGCCGCTGGATATGGAAGAGGTCTATGTTCCGAAATACAGCTGGATAGTTCTGCGCAAACTCAAAGAGACCCATCTGCGTCAGATCGCCAATGTCTCGGTCGTCGGTATGACGAAGAAAGACGGCAAGTTTGTACCGATGCCCGACGGCAACAAACTGGTGACAAGCGAATCAAAACTGTTGGTTATCGGAACGCAGAGAGGGATCAACATTACTAAAGGTATTGTTCAAAAACGTCAAAAACCTGAGGAGTTAAAATATGTATAA
- a CDS encoding beta-ketoacyl-ACP synthase II produces the protein MKRVVVTGIGMINAVGHDKESAFKAICDGVCGIDTITLFDASNQSAQIAAEVKDFDPTTVMDPKEVKKADRFIQLGLKAAQEAMQDAAFGDGIDMDRFGIAAASGIGGLPSIEKNSIIYNERGPRRISPFFIPGALVNMLGGFVTIDHNLRGPNLSAVTACAAGTHAISEAAKTILCNGADRMLVVAAESAITGVGIGGFASMKALSTNNEEPKTASRPFDANRNGFVMGEGAGALVLEEYEAAVARGATIYAELVGFGESGDANHITTPSLDGPLRAMKAAYKMAGEPKVDYVNAHGTSTPVNDKNETAAVKELFGGKENCPPMSSTKGQTGHCLGAAGGIEAVVSIMAMRDGIIPPTINYETPDENCDLDIVPNEARKAELNCVMSNSFGFGGTNGVVIFKKI, from the coding sequence GTGAAAAGAGTTGTTGTAACAGGTATCGGTATGATCAATGCTGTTGGTCATGATAAAGAGAGCGCTTTTAAAGCTATTTGTGACGGTGTCTGTGGCATCGATACAATCACATTGTTTGATGCCTCTAATCAGTCTGCACAGATTGCAGCAGAAGTAAAAGATTTTGACCCAACAACTGTAATGGATCCAAAAGAGGTAAAAAAAGCGGACCGTTTTATCCAGCTTGGTCTGAAAGCGGCGCAGGAAGCGATGCAAGATGCTGCCTTTGGCGACGGTATCGATATGGACCGTTTCGGTATTGCAGCGGCTTCAGGTATCGGTGGCCTTCCGTCTATCGAGAAAAACTCGATTATCTACAATGAGCGCGGACCGCGCCGTATCTCTCCGTTCTTCATTCCGGGTGCACTGGTCAATATGCTGGGTGGATTCGTGACGATCGATCATAACCTGAGAGGGCCTAACCTTTCGGCTGTAACCGCATGTGCCGCAGGTACGCATGCCATCTCCGAAGCAGCAAAGACTATTCTGTGCAATGGGGCAGACCGAATGCTTGTTGTTGCAGCGGAATCAGCGATCACCGGTGTCGGAATCGGCGGTTTTGCTTCAATGAAAGCGCTTTCAACAAACAATGAAGAGCCTAAAACAGCTTCACGTCCATTTGATGCTAACCGTAATGGTTTCGTTATGGGTGAGGGCGCAGGCGCGCTTGTACTTGAAGAGTATGAAGCAGCCGTAGCCCGTGGTGCCACTATCTATGCCGAACTGGTCGGGTTTGGCGAGAGCGGTGACGCTAACCATATTACGACACCAAGCCTTGATGGCCCGCTTCGTGCCATGAAAGCTGCTTACAAAATGGCCGGTGAGCCAAAAGTTGATTATGTCAATGCTCACGGTACATCAACACCGGTCAATGACAAGAACGAAACAGCCGCAGTCAAAGAACTTTTCGGCGGCAAGGAGAACTGCCCTCCGATGTCCTCGACCAAAGGTCAGACAGGCCACTGCCTTGGTGCTGCGGGCGGTATTGAAGCGGTAGTTTCTATTATGGCGATGCGTGACGGTATTATTCCGCCAACGATCAACTATGAGACGCCGGATGAAAACTGTGATCTAGATATCGTTCCGAACGAGGCGCGTAAAGCAGAACTAAACTGTGTAATGAGTAACTCATTTGGATTTGGCGGCACTAACGGTGTTGTTATTTTCAAAAAGATATAA
- a CDS encoding phosphoribosylanthranilate isomerase produces the protein MYKVKICGITSYHDAIMAVEAGADALGFVFYPQSPRYISPQDAKNIIERLPPFVEKVGLFVNEDADTINAISQQSGITLAQIHFEAPQETLDELRVPYIMVTRAKSEDDIAELDGRYRLVDAYCEAYGGMGKRLNLDWFKGKDNRHIILAGGLSPENVHETLQYGFYGVDVSSSVEKEKGVKDPEKVRTFIANAKKSAT, from the coding sequence GTGTATAAAGTAAAGATATGCGGTATCACCAGCTATCACGATGCCATAATGGCAGTCGAAGCCGGTGCAGATGCACTCGGCTTTGTTTTCTACCCGCAATCACCCCGATACATAAGCCCACAAGACGCAAAAAATATCATTGAGAGACTCCCTCCGTTTGTCGAAAAAGTCGGTCTTTTTGTCAATGAAGATGCCGATACGATCAATGCCATAAGCCAGCAAAGCGGCATAACTCTCGCACAGATCCATTTTGAGGCACCGCAAGAGACCCTTGATGAGCTGAGAGTACCCTATATCATGGTCACCCGGGCAAAGAGCGAAGATGACATCGCAGAACTTGATGGCAGATACCGTCTCGTTGATGCCTATTGTGAAGCCTACGGCGGTATGGGCAAACGCCTCAACCTTGATTGGTTTAAAGGCAAGGACAACCGTCATATCATCCTGGCCGGCGGCTTGAGTCCGGAAAATGTCCATGAGACCCTTCAATACGGTTTTTACGGCGTCGATGTCAGCTCAAGCGTGGAAAAGGAAAAAGGGGTAAAAGACCCTGAAAAGGTAAGAACCTTTATCGCCAATGCAAAAAAGAGCGCCACCTGA